The stretch of DNA TCATCATATGCCTATAGTTCATTTGAGATACCTACTTAAGTTAGTTGACAAGACACACTTCATTCGTTTTAGGTTCCTGTATGTCAAAGCTAGAACAACTTCACAACGCAACGTCATATACAGCctaaatagatatctcaaatatagaaattcatattttcattagcactgaattgtatTGGAGAGCACCAGGGCCTAGTATTATGTTCGAAACCCTGTCTCTCAATTATGCACTGATGGTTATTTGGTTGATCCCCATCTCACAATCGATGAACTCATCATTTGCCTATAGTTCATTTGAGATACCTATTTGAGTTTGTAGACAAGACACACTTCATTCGTTTTAGGTTGCTGTCTGTCAAAGCTAGAACAACTTCAAAACGTCATGTCATATATAGcttcaaatagatatctcaaatctagaaattcatattttcaatagcacTGAATTGTATGGCAGAGCACCAGGGCCTACTATTATTTTTGGAACCCTGTCTCTCAATTATGCACGGATGGATATTTGGTTGATCCCCTTTTCACAATCAATGAATTTATCATCTGCCTATAGTtaatttgagatatctatttgagttagtagacaAGACACACTTCATTCGTTTTAGGTTGCTGTATGTCAAAGCTAGAATAGCTTCACAATGTAATGTCATATACAGCTtgaaatagatatctcaaatctagAAAATCATATTTTCAATAGCACTGAATTGTATGGCAGAGCACTAAGGCCTAGTATTATTTTCGGAAACCTTTCTCTCAATTATGCACTGATGGTTATTTGGTTGATCCCCATCTCACAATAGATGAACTCATCATCTACCTATAGTTCATTTGAGATATCTTTTAAGTTAGTAAACAAGACACACTTCATTCGTTTTAGGTTGGTGTCTATCAAAGCTAGAACAGCTTCACAACGAAACGTCATATACAGCTTCgaatagatatctcaaatctagAAATTCTTATTTTCAAAAGCACTGAATTGTATGGCAGAACACCAAGGCCTAGTAATATGTTCGGAACCCTGTCTATCAATTATGCACTGATGGTTATTTGGTTGATCCCCATCTCACAATCGATGAACTCATCATCTGTCTATAGTTCATTTGAGATATTTATTTGAGTTAGTAGACAAGACAAACTTTATTCGTTTTAGGTTGCTGTCTGTCAATGTTAGAACAGCTTCACAATGCAACGTCATATATAGCatcaaatagatatctcaaatttagaaattcatattttcaatagcatTGCATTGTGTGGCAGAGCACCAGGGCCTAGTATTATTTTCGGAACCCTGTCTCTTAATTATACACCGATGGTTATTTGGTTGATCCCCATTTCACAATCAATGAATTCATCATCAGCCTATAGTTTATTTGAGATATCTTTTTGAGTTAGTAGATAAGACACACTTCATTTGTTTTAGGTTGGTGTTTCTGTCAAAGCTAGAACAGCTTCACAACGCAACGTCATATATagcttcaaaaagatatatcaattctagaaattcatattttcaatagcacTGAATTGTATGGCAGAGCACCAAGGCCTAGTATTATTTTCGGAACCCTTTATCTCAATTATGCACTGATGGTTATTTGGTTGATCCCCATCTCACAATCGATGAACTCATCATCTACCTATAGTTAATTTTAGAtatctatttgagttagtagacaGGACACACTTCATTCGTTTTAGGTTGCTGTCTGTCAAAGCTAGAACAACTTCACAACTTAACGTCATATACAGCTTCAAATAGATATTTCAAATctagaaattcatattttcaatagcacTGAATTGTATGGCTGAGCACCAGGGCCTAGTATTATGTTCGGATCCCTGTCTCTCAATTATGCCCTTATGGTTATTTGGTTGATCCCCATCTCACAATCGATGAACTCATCATCTGCCTATAGttcatttgagatatctatttgagttagtagacaAGACACACTTCACTCGTTTTAGGTTGTTGTCTGTCAAAGCTAGAACAGCTTCACAACGCAATGTCATATACAActtcaaatagatatctcaaatctaaaaattcatattttcaatagcacTGAATTGTATGACAGAGAACCAAGGCCTAGTATTATTTTCGGAACCCTGTCGCTCAATTATGCACTGATTGTTATTTGGTTGATCCCCATTTCACAATCGATGAATTCATCATCTGTCTATAGttatttgagatatctatttgagttagtagacaAGACACACTTCATTCGTTTTAGGTTGCTATCTGTCAAAGCTAGAGCAGCTTCACAACGCAACGTCATATACAGcttcaaatagatatctcaaatctagaaattcatattttcaatagcacTGAATTGTATGGCAAAGCACCAGGGCCTAGTATTATGTTCGGAGCCCTGTCTCTCAATTATGCATTGATGATTATTTGGTTGATCCCCGTCTCACAATCGATAAACTCATCATCTGCCTATAGttcatttgagatatctatttgagttAGTTGACAAGACACACTTCATTCGTTTAAGGTTCTTGTCTGTTAAAGCCAGAACAGCTTCACAACGCAACGTCATATACAGCCttaaatagatatctcaaatatagaaattcatattttcaatagcacTGAATTGTATGGCAGAGCACCGGGGCCTAGTATTATGTTCGAAACCCTGTCTCTCAAGTATGCACTGATGGTTATTTGGTTGATCCCCTTCTCACAATCGATGAACTCATCATCTGCTTATAGttcatttgagatatctatttgagttTGTAGACAAGACACACTTCATTCATTTTAGGTTGGTGTCTGTCAAAGCTAAAACAGCTTCACAACGCAACGTAATATACAGcttcaaatagatatctcaaatctagaaattcatattttcaatagcacTGAATTGTATGGCAGAGCACCAGGGCCTAATATTATGTTCGGATCCCTATCTCTCAATTATGCACCGATGGTTATTTGGTTGATCCCCATCTCATAATCGATGAACTCATCATCTGCCTATagttcatttgaatatctatttgagttagtagacaAGACACACTTCATTCGTTTTAGGTTGCTGTCTATCAAAGCTAGAACAGTTTCACAACGCAACGTCATATACAGCTTCtaatagatatctcaaatctagAAATTCATATTTTCGATAGCACTGAATTGTATGGCAGAGCACCAGGGCCTAGTATTATGTTTGGAACCCTGTCTCTCAATTATGCACTGATGGTTATTTAGTTGATCCCCATCTCACAATCGATGAACTCATCATCTGGCTATAGttcatttgagatatctatttgagttagtagacaAGACACACTTCATTCGTTTTAGGTTTCTGTCTGTCATCGCTAGAACTGCTTCACAACGCAAGGTCATATACAGcttcaaatagatatctcaaatctaaaaattcatattttcaatagcacTAAATTGTATGACAGAGCACCCGGGCCTAGTATTATGTTCGGAACCTTGTCTCTCAATTATGCACTGATGGTTATTTGGTTGATCCCTATCTGACAATCGATGAACTCATCATCTGCCTATTGttcatttgagatatctatttgagttAATAGACATGACACGCTTCATTCGTTTTAGGTTGCCATCTGTCAAAGCTAGAACAGCTTCACAACTCAACGTCATATACAGCACCTGAAATCCAACCAAACAACAGAAGTGATATCCGAGCTAAGTTTGCAAAATCTTCTACACGGAGGCAACAAGCTCGACACAGAAAAGAAGCAAAACAGCGGATTCACCAGAAAAAGATCTCGACTTAACGAAAGATACAGGAAGCCGAGGGTAAACAAAGACGGAAATttcttttcaagagattcacagtaAAAAAGAGATTTTGACCAATGGATGTAATAAAGAGAAACAGGAAGTCGTACCTCGCGGCCATTCCGAGATAATCCTTTCCTTGAGCATGGCAACggtggaggaagaagagtagCGTATCGGACCGATGTCGGATCCATCACACAGCCGGAACTTGAGCTCGACCAAATCCTCTTCTGGCATTTGTCCTCTCCAATCTATTACCAATCAAATCCAAAACAAGAAATGGAAAAAAGGGCAATCAAATAATGACCTATTAGTTCATCCACCAGCAAGAATTCCCGTGCTAGAACAAAATACAAGTCggcaaacaaagaaaaagaagccgTACCTTCTGTAGCGGAATCGAGAAGGAACGGCGAGGCCTAGAAGCGAAAGAGATCGgatgggtgggggggggggggttgcggGGGTGCAGGATCCGCGAACCAGGAGTGGATCGAAGGGAATACCTTGTGGAAGAAATCCTCAGATGGATTTCCACAATAAATTATCAGGATTAGGGTTAAAGAGCGGAAGCGCTTGATCCGAAGAAGGAAAGTGGGAATCAACGAATATATGAACGATTGATACACTGTACGTAATACTTTCACGTGCTGTGACCGGGAGATGGTGGGCCCACAGGGTATGCTCCACTGACAAGGCAGTCAACTCCGACGGGTTTCTGTACAATATTGTCGGCATCATTCACAGTACGATTATTATATTCCTGCAAACTGAAAAATTTACGGAAAGCTTGCGTGACTGACTGGTCAACGTAATATTGACCGAGACCCTTTTTTTTCTGTCATTTAGCCTCTTTTTACTTGACAGTTTAAAAAGTTGTCATTCTATTTTCGCTGAAAACATGCAGGGAGAAGAGAAAATAAACAAACTTATGCATATAGCATTGCTTTTTTACTTTTTTAGATTAAATCAGTTGCTAAGTCTATGTACTTTTAAGTGATAATATATGCTACATTAAAGTAAAAGGATATCTTTGTAGCAGCCCATCGGTATCGGTATCAGTATCGGTATCGGTGCTGGGCGTTTGACCACAGAAGAAAACAGAAACGTAGAATGGTCAATAAAGCATGTAGTCTGAGGCACGACGTGGGGCCTCGTCGCCAACCATTTTGTAAGACATAAAAGTAGAGCCACACAATGCTTAGCGTAGTCTGAGGCTGCTCTGCTGTCGCGGAGACCACCGCAGAACCCTTTAAAGTCTCTTTTATATTCGTGCGACTCACCCTCTTTCATTATGAGAAAAAACATAATCTCATTTCTCGATCACACGATCTAAAAAACACtagattaattttttataaaaaaatccaaAGAAAATTTTCTGATGGTTAAGATACACCGTACTCACTACTGCAGGTAAGAAGATTGTTTCTACGATCTGTATTTTGATCACTTAGATCATGATTAGGCCACTGCAACATATGAATCATATATCCAACGTGATGTGAACGAAATTGGTTCTTAGGAAACAAGCTATGAGTTGAAAAGGCAATGGCAAGTTACCTATGACGTTGCGTATGAGTTGAACCGAGTAACAGCCTCTGTAAAATGGCCCTTGATGCATGCAGCAAGCATTCACACACCAGGAACATAACCCTCTGTGGATGATAGATGGTGCTCGTGGCAAGTCCGCAAGCATGCTGACAACAGTTTGGTCTCCACAGGCATCGGAATTCTTTCACTGGCTAATGAtttttagggttttgacacgatcTTCCCTGGATCTACAGAAGGCCTGCAGGTGGCTTTCGACGACATCGCCATTCTCCGTTAGAGTAACACCATAGGATTTTAGTCTCTGGATATCTCGAGGAATGGGGCTTTGCCACTCACCATCCCACCAGGCCGGTGGGAGGAGCGGCGTCAGGGCACACTGGTGGGACTGGTGGCGACAGCTCAGAGGACCAGCAAATCTGTTCCAGATGTGGCCCCATCCAATCTGGTTTCTGAGACCATCAACCAACAGGTTACTCTGGAAGCTGCTGAAGAACTTAAAGTTGGTGCCCGAGGGATCTTTACCTGTGAAGCCAGAGAGCTGACCATTACTCACAAGACAGGGGATCGAGATGAAGTTGTGGGGAGCATACCATGTCGATTTGCTGCTGCCAGTGCTGCAAtcagctgtgcataagttgtaccaACACGACGGTGTGCTCCAGAAACCACAGCATGTTTGGCTCGCGATGCTAGGAAGAAATCCACAAATGCCACCCATCTGGGTGCAGGGCCCCAGTCCTTGACTCTAAAATCAGACTGAAGACAAAAAAAAGAGTCAACTTGTAACTGTTATTGGTTTCTAAATGAATGCAGTAGGTGAGTCAATAGAAAGGGGAATCAGGTAACAAGTTTCAGACAACAGGTCAAACTTGTCAATTCGGACAAGATTTCGGTAGAACACAAAAGAGTACCGGACAATCCTAACCACAAAAATGTGATACTCCAGAAGTGATGACAAAAATCCATCTTTTCACCAGAAAGGGACCAAGTTGTAAAAATACAGAAGAAACCCAATCACCATCCGAATGGTAGATTATTTCTGATGAACAATAGAGTTTACTTCCAGCAAGAAAAGATAAGGAACCAGAGTCAAAGACTACAAACATGGTTTTAGATATAAATCGAAGATTAAAGGAAACAAGGGATGTATGATGCTGCTTTTGCATTGCTGTCAATATGATCTTGTAAAACCATTCAAATTAGGCATGATACCTGCTTTAGTGTGCCCATGTTCCCAACAGAACTATTCCCCTGGAAGAACTTGTAATTAAAATGAAGTACCTGTTCAAAGTGAAAGTTAGTCAAAATGCATCTTTTATTGAAATAAAGAACTGGTAATGAAAGTATACATGTTTGCATTGTGTTCGTGTTGTGTTCCATTTCGACAGAATATCAAGTCAAACCTTCATGAAAGGGGAACTAATGACCATccattgccaaaaaaaaaaacaaaagaagagatttttacTTCTGCAAATTCAGCCAGGTAGGGAGTAATCTCCGTGATGAACGATGGTGTATCAGAGACCAAAACCACCCTAGGTTTTGCAATCTGCTGCTGAAAGCTGATTAGTGCCCTCTTGATGCATTGTACTGCAGCCTGTATTGCTCGTATAGACCTTAGAACAGCATCCAAGATATTTTTAGTAAGTCATTGTAAGTTTGAGACTTCAATTAAACCATCTACATGATTTTTTTCAATTGCAGATTAATTACAGTTGCTGATGTTGTCACCAAATATGGCAAGTTGTTCAACAAGTATCATAACAAGGAATTATTAGGGCATTGTTCTGAAACCAGAGAGATACTGCTTGCTCAAAGGCCAAGGAGTAAAGTTTCAAGACCAGTGATTATAGTCATACTGCCCAATTAACGAAGCATCAGAGGTTTAAGGCAAAACCAGTTACCTGTTAGTCATCATCCGCATGTGAAGCACAACATCAGGATCCGCACCTTGCAAAACCCAATCAACAGCTTCTTCAATCGCTTGTGTAGGAGATAGAATTACATGCATCAGCTCACCAAACACATTAGGCCTAGATTCTAGTGAGTCTTCCCGCCCAAAGAGAACTAAAGCAGCATTTTTCATTTGAGGATGTACATTCTTCAAAAAAAACTGAATGGCCACTGCATCTGTGGTGCCTTGGAACCTGTAGCTAACAGAATCTACAGTCAGATCCGGTCCACACCATTAAAATCGATTGTTTTATGAGTAttcagaaaaaaatatcaaaattgacCAAAAAATTAAAGCCTCGGGTGGCTCTCATGCTATGGCTCAGAGGAAAAAAATTAGATAGAGCAGCACACAAGTGCTTAAAGTAAACCACAAATAATAACCAATTTAGCATAAAACAACGATGAAGCTGGCAGATAATGTGTTTCatatttttgtctttttttttcttccatgtCAAAACATGatacaaaattatttttcaggAGGGAAAAACATGCGCTAGGTTTGACTTTCCCacttaagaaaaaacaaattaaaaagaTGAGGCATTTAACTCAGAAAAGATAACCTAGAAAGTAAAAACAAGCCTTATTTGATATGGAGGGGTATGATTAACCATGGTCCTACAAGGGAAGAGTTTTGTATGTTTTGTCATTTCTTTAGTAGTGGATAAAAAACTTGTACCAATTTTTTATACAACATCCTGATAGCATAACAGAATCCTGAAATCTGTGAAGTCTGTAAACACAACCATTAGTATAATTTACCATACAAGTTACTTCAACATGGACTCACCAGATGATAGGATGCTTCCAGCTCTTCCAATCACTACAAAGAACATTTGTCTCTGCTGGATGTTCGAAGTTATCAATTCTCATTATTAATCTCCTCCCATATTTAACAGCACAATCATGCTTTCTCCATAAATGCTTGACTTCTTTCAGAGTAAATGAAATGTTGGTAAAAGAAATGTAATCCCCAAAAGGATACAGCTGCCTGTAAGAAAAAAATGAAGGCTCTCTACTGAGAACATTCTTCCAATTAATATAGCCTACTAATTCGTTCTTCAGTTATCACAAACATCAGGCAACATATTGATAAATTGTATACTGCATCATTTACACCAAAGAAGCAGAGTCCTAACAAGTGATGATAGGAGGTAGCAATATGCATGAATACTGAAAAAGGTGATTGATCAAACCAAGAGTAAAAATACAAACAGAATATTCAGAGAgttattcaaaaaacttttatatCCTTCCAATGTTAAGCATTCACAAAGCCACTTGCATAGAAGAACATAGCTGAAGGGAGTATTAATATGCCTGGTTTGCCCAATGATCAAGGATCGATTTAGCATAACACTTAAAGCTGCTGCAGTTAAAATCTTGTATATTTCATTTCCAAAACCCGCCTCTGATGCCTTGCCTATCACAAAACCTTGTCGACAAAACTGGTGTGCAGGTAGCTCTCGTACTCTAGCAGCCCCTGACAAGTTAAACAAGTAAAGCTTTCACTTTGAACCTATTTCTTGACTTACCTATTTAAAATTAGAGCAGATGGTGATTTTTGATATGATTAAAACAGTCAAAGCCTTCTCAACATTCTCATTTTTCAAGTATTTGGCAAAGTTAAGCTGAACTCAATTCAGTTAATATGCACAATTCAGTTGATTAATTGCAAACATATAAGTAACCAACTAAGCTCTAAAATATTAGTTTCTTCAGCACATTTTAATCATTACAAATGAGGCTGAAATTTAATCAGGTGACTTTCCCAACTCAAAATTTTGGCATTACTTTccagaaattatttttaaaaaatagtagCTAAAGGTCTTAAATTTAAAAAGGAACAACAAAATTATATCAAACCCAGATATGCTGAAAGGTGAAAATCTACAAGGAAGCATCATAAACATTGAACAGCAAGTAGGTCCCATAAATAAAGAGACAAGTTGATTATCTTCCAAGAAGATTGAAGTGTTCAACATGTGGACACCTAAAAGTAAGACATCGGCTTAAGATAAATGtaagaaaaaacatataaaacTCAAGAGCATAAGCATATAAATGCAAGATATACAACAGTGTGACAACTTTAACCAATCATACGATACCTAGAAGATAGATGCATGAATTTGAAAAAGTTGTGAAGATTATTCAGCGAGTTTTTGTTATGTAACCATAGAATGTAATAATCAAACAAACTTTAATGACTGTTCACAGTTTTGCAACATGATCTTTATAACAGTACCAGAATCAACCATACTAGATTTGGTGGGAATATTTTGCATTCATTCTTCTGATTATTTTACTTGAGAAAGAGAAAAAACAAGACCACCTTATTTCCAGTTACCGAGAGTAAATTAGAAATACAAAGTCCAGATGATAGTGGACTTGAAGAAAGAAGGAAAATgaacaaaagagaaaatattaataaaaatcatctaaagttcattccTTATAAAACATGGGAAAGTAACCAAGTAGAGACCCAGCTAGTTTGTAAAAACTGAACCAGCATAGCTAGCTATCCTACAGAAGTCATAATTGTGGTTGCAAGGTCTGTTACACTTAAACACTCTGGTTTCTCACCAGCAAGCATACGATGACCAGTAGATCTTCCCAAAAAACTACATATCAGGCATTATTGTTATTTCCTAAAATAAGATCAGACCAAGTCAGCTATGAAGTTTTGTGGTTTCTAAAATACATGCAAAAAAGCTCATTCTCTTCATGCACCAATCTCGTACCTGTCAAAACATCCCAGCTTCTCATTTGTTTTTCCAAAATGTGTCAAAATATTTTCATGTCCTAGATAGGGCTTCCTGTTGTAGATTATTCATTAAATTATACTAGTTCATAATAGATAAAACAATAAAAGCAAGTGAAAACACTTACCATTGCTGACTGAAAAGTATCAATATTTTGTCAAACTAGTAAAAATCAAGTCTCACATTTATTATTCCATTCTGATCTAGTATTGAGTGGTAActtcattaaattatttttttacatgTTTTCTTGTACAACTTTAAAGAAAGAAACCTGACATTTATCACAGTTCAAATAAATCCTCCGGTATAACTATGCATCCATGCCTTTGTAGCTGTAGACTCAACTGAAATTAttgatagaaattagaatgtatttacaacaacataattttCTTTATCTAATAAAATGGATGATAATAATTTTAGAATGTGCAATGTAAATGTCAAACGCATCCACACTCCACAGATAACTGTAAAGTAGCCAAACCCATAAAAACTAAAAAGGGCAGCAAATTGCATGAGGTTCATGGTGGATCACAGACTTCTACTGAAATTCACTAATGATAAAGCTTAAGTCGTGGTTTGTACTGATATGAAAATTTGTTGGTTTACTGCATAACTATCCAAAATTGACCATCAGCATTTCCTCTGAAACTTGCACTGTATAAACTTAGCTTGATCAATGAGAGAATCATTATTTAATGATTAATCTGACTTGTTCTGGCATCTATTTTGTTGTTCATCACCTGCATAAAGCCCACTGCTAGAAAACTGATTATGGATGACTAATTGTTCCAAATTAATTCAAGAATACCTTTACCGTCGGTAGAACATATCAAACATAAATTAGTAATTCTAACTCATCCATGACCTACAATATACTTAAATGCTAGGGGCTTTTTCTACAATTTATTTAAAATACACGTAATCATTCCCTAAGTGTACTCAAAACGCTCAAAATTATCTCCTAAATTTGACTCTTAGATAACCAGATTTGGTTCTTGAAAGTCTCCATCTTACTTCGGTGATGAATATTAGCTAGCCCTGCTAAACAATCATTTATCTATCTTTCCCTTATCATGACAATTGCCCTTTAGCCCAAGTCACAAGAcctgaatcaagatcatgatctcaACCCACCTAACAATCTCGGTCATCCCATTTTGAAGGTGTCAGCTAGCTTCGAATCCCGCCTTCACCACTTACCCCTTTGCAAAGAATTGGAAAAAAAAATCGT from Musa acuminata AAA Group cultivar baxijiao chromosome BXJ2-11, Cavendish_Baxijiao_AAA, whole genome shotgun sequence encodes:
- the LOC135627949 gene encoding uncharacterized protein LOC135627949, with product MRHPLWSSPSRRKRHRRLLLAAVVSTALFLLFISTRPVEPSDGIVLGSRVGDRPNREEDIGTQQEEEEVVEGGTDRASCAIVEKMGEAFADSSEMESLRVREVIKRHFDLHGAARVRELPAHQFCRQGFVIGKASEAGFGNEIYKILTAAALSVMLNRSLIIGQTRQLYPFGDYISFTNISFTLKEVKHLWRKHDCAVKYGRRLIMRIDNFEHPAETNVLCSDWKSWKHPIICYRFQGTTDAVAIQFFLKNVHPQMKNAALVLFGREDSLESRPNVFGELMHVILSPTQAIEEAVDWVLQGADPDVVLHMRMMTNRSIRAIQAAVQCIKRALISFQQQIAKPRVVLVSDTPSFITEITPYLAEFAEVLHFNYKFFQGNSSVGNMGTLKQSDFRVKDWGPAPRWVAFVDFFLASRAKHAVVSGAHRRVGTTYAQLIAALAAANRHGKDPSGTNFKFFSSFQSNLLVDGLRNQIGWGHIWNRFAGPLSCRHQSHQCALTPLLPPAWWDGEWQSPIPRDIQRLKSYGVTLTENGDVVESHLQAFCRSREDRVKTLKIISQ